A stretch of DNA from Tigriopus californicus strain San Diego chromosome 11, Tcal_SD_v2.1, whole genome shotgun sequence:
TGCACGAAATGGATCAACGACATCGATGAGAACCCTGAAACCTACAAAGAACAGAGGCTTTTCGGGGAAACTGATGTCATgaagaaaacattgaaagaCATTGGATTGGCAATTGGATTCAACGAAGAATTAAACCTTACAGATGGGCTGATTATTTACGATATTTGCAGATACGAGCAGGCTCACCAACCCGACAAGTTTTCCGTTTGGTGTAGTGTGTTTCAAGAGACGCATTTAAAGGTAGTGTATGGCATTGTGGAAACAGTATTGGAAGTAATCACACACATCATCACTTGAGTTGCACAGGTCCGATTCGCTTTCTTCTGCTTTATTTATGATTTTCTTACTGTAGGTTTTTGAATATTACGAAGAGTTGAAATATTGGCATAAGAATGGATATGGACATGCTTTGAACTATTTGATGGCTTGTCCTCTCGTCCAAGATGCAGCGTTAACTCTCCAGTAAGTTTCCACTAACTTTTCTCATTCAACGAACTTTTATGTCATGATTAAATTTTACTAATTcttgattgaacaaaaaacTGTATTTCATCCTgaagaaaatatgattttttcaTAAAGCCAGTTTGCATTAACGGAAAGAGCCGAAAGACATTACAGCTTTATTCGGTTGTAAACTTTAAGTGTTTTATATAtcaaaagtgattgaaaaacTAAAACCTCGTATTAAAGTGCCTGTACTTATTTTGTTCAGGAAAGAAGAAATAGGGAAAAGTGGTACTTTCTATTTTTCCCATTCAGAGGCCATTCTGCCGTTCCTGGCTGCTTTGGATcttttcaaagacaaagagCCTTTGCGTCATGACAATTTCCATACCATGTCCGAACGGCATTACCAAACGTCGAGGATTGGCTCGTTTTCTTCTAATGTCATCTTCGTTTTATTGGAATGTGAAGAATTCCCGCAAAAGAGGTTGCTTACGTATCATCAAGAACGGCGAATAAAGCTTCCAAGATGTGATTCTGATCCTTGCAATTGGGATCAATTTATGTCTAGGTATCAGGTAAGATGTGGGCGAAAAATCCTTGCTGTTGGTTTTACGCTTTGTTCGTTTTGTAGTTTTCCAAGGTTGGCGAGAAATGAGTGTTTTTTCAGGTCCTTTGAACACCATCTACACACTTAATTACCTTTGAGGCCCTTGCcccttcaaagtcaaaatttcGCTTTGAGTCACATCTATCAAAGCCCAAATTAATCAAGCACAGTCGTTGATACCATCTTGACCTAAAAAATATGAGATCAAAAGGGgtaataatataataaaagGAATATTGTAAATTACATGTTGTTCGAATCAGAACAGCAAATTCGGTAGATTTTCAAAGTCGTCtaattttttcaaatgcaagcaAGTCTAGCCTACATGGATTTTGGGAAATCGGAAtggacaaaattatttcaaatctaCAAAACGTTTCGTGATTGTATACTATATTTTCGTGTCAAGTCCCTGTGCGGCACTTCTTTTGACGTGTAATAGAGACGTGtaagtaccggatcggatttcaggCGTGTGATCTAGTCAGGCTGCGCTACAATCACAGCAAGAACTACcttgattttagcacatccagtgcttccagattttcattaacaaaaattgttcgccGCCTAAGGAAATCAGTTAACAATTATTCTAGACCATTTTagtccaaaattcatttgataaagatgaaaTTACACGggaagtgacaaaaatttgcagaaatacGAAAAACGTTCTTGgtgcaaacattttgtcatcagtaaaAAATGTGATGACACTTTCTTGTAAAACCAGAAGGCGcacgataaacgttattctccaccgattggttggcggtgctcatttttaaaattgttaaggttgagggtttccttagtgacatacttgatgtcaagtcaggtgttccccatcttagggcccctcctttttataatattcgttgccccgcttcaaaagcttagttttAATACCAGTCTCTCTTCTCATGCtaacgatacaaagttagtttttggtaggaatggccaagattccactagccttgcaaaggacctagaaatagtctattcttgggttactgagagtcatatggccctgaacggaatgaaattccgctcaatgacgtaAGGATAGTACTaataaggaagtccgcaaaaaactgttcatcaattttgtttcatgagtaAAAATNaattttgtttcatgagtaAAAATGTTGGCATTTCAGGATgtgattggctgccaatttgACCAACTTTGTGGAACAGATGATCAAGCCAACGAGGAATTCATAAATCTGGACTCCAATAGTGGGGAAACTAACAACGCCAAAAGTTTGTTTAGCTTAAAGCTTTGTATGTTATGCACATTTTTATTTGGGAGTGCTTTGAttaattcttgaaaaaaagagcccaTTAACAAGTGGAAAATAAAAGCAACAGAAAAACCCGGAATataatgtaattgtaaatATAAATCTACTATGGATTTATGGATTAGCAAATCCGATGGACCTAATTTCTTCATCTTAGCCAAATATTTAGCCTCAGAGGTGAACTAGTAGTAGTCCATATGTAGAGGGTGTCAGTGGATATCGATTAAACAAATAATAAAGAaacacattaagcctctacggtcattaAAATTGACCCTATATCcatatggatgcttttgaagacgttcaGTAACAGatttctgtgatgttcctagtgaaacatctttcgacttgttcgaccttttgcaaacctccTGAACTCATTATTCAGTtgggcccaaatgggtgaagcatattcaagatgtggctgaacaatcgacttgtacatagtcagcatcgtgatgctgcCTCGGGACTTAGACGTGCGATatttccaaccacacatttgaaaagatttacCCACCcgcaactggatatgctcgcCGAAGTATTCATTACATTTGGAGGACTAcgcctaaatctttcatagatgagacctgctcaatatcgttacctccattatctacgagtggagtattcaaaggagttgaccaaAGCGTCATTGAGCGAagtttcattccgttcagggccatatgACTCTCagaaacccaagaatagactatttctaggtcctttgcaaggctagtggaatcttggccattcctaccaaaaactaactttgtatcgtcagcttaagaagagagactgacagtaatactaagcttttgaatcggggcaacgaatattataaaaaggaggggccctatGATCACGTATGTCACTATGGAaaccctcaaccttaacaatttgcttcctatcctgaatgaagcttcttatccaattgagaactttgccttggatcccaatgtcatgaagtctgttcaacaaaaggccatgatctacatTATCAAAGGCCCTGGCAAAATCAAAgcagacaacatcaactgaatTGTACCTTTCCTGTCCCTCagtgacctgctctaaatgctcaatttcttgggtaaccgtgctgaaatgtgctcggaacccatgcttgccaggaggaaggacttcatgaatatcaagNNNNNNNNNNNNNNNNNNNNNNNNNNNNNNNNNNNNNNNNNNNNNNNNNNNgccttttgagacggcataacttttgatccagtcgctcgttcaagctgaaaattgaaatgagtaattgctgtagcctgggatcatgctcatttgaagaagaacataatgcgctaactcaatcgcgaaaagctaattcccaaaccaagcgtccccgtccatattccagttattcatgtttttttctttaaaggtCGTCTCCTTCTATATCAACAATAGACCGAATGAAATCGTCAAGTACCtcaactatgtcggtttcaccttctccacccaactaAAATCAACAAGAGGCAAAGCCAGGACAAGGAccggatacatttgcaataaacttcCAATCAAGAAACTTCCCCATCCAATAGCTATTCATCTCTTCTGGATCTACATCCCCACAATTTTCCTCTACAGCCTGCACGTTTGGCTTTCCAACTCCatccaatccgccctcaaatccgcccatgtcaccttcaccaagttccacAAACGATACCTATCCGTGTCTCCATATAAGACAAACCAAGCCTCTTAACATCCagctggcaaggttagtgttcAACAGCGttgagaagctgacctttTCGGAGGTGATGTTCACACACAAGTtatccttcccggtcaagcACTTAacaacaccttattgtccttggcttgacatcccttcggaatattggcgaTCGCCAAGCTTTGCTCGGCTCCCAGCAAAATACCATCAACGACGGAAGCTGACAAAGGATTTGTTCAGTCTGACCAACCCACTCTACTGTgacaaccaagattttcatcatttacctctgCACCCACCTGTCTTTGTAATGTCAGTGActtccctcttcccttttttcatgtgtatTCACTGGACCAATTCTAGTCGTCTCTACTGTGATACCACATTCTAGTGGTATCTTATTATTCCAACCATTTTATCCTTTTATTCAAACATATTTGTGCCCATGAAAACTATTCATGAACACACTTTTATTCAGTTTTTGAGCTGACACGACCGAGAGTCGTAATAGGGTATGTCAATGgggggaaattcaaggaaaaatgtggcccggcaccctgattttgggcattttggggagagagagcTAAGACAAACATGACAGTCCACTCGCACCATCCGGCCATTGTATTTTCACTTaacaagtgattttgagtaaAATGTgttacaaaaagaaaatatttgatgcaattcggtgaacgcactatcgAATTGGCTTATTGTTATTTgtttagacaagcaggtaaaatgaaatagatATAAAAATGCAG
This window harbors:
- the LOC131890681 gene encoding multiple inositol polyphosphate phosphatase 1-like isoform X2, which codes for MFKVSIMNFKAVFVALIAILSWNEILARTCDNKDENPYLMFSTKTSYFKVFNGSNIHDENGCQAKSLWMLARHGSRYPGSDDILVMADRGVEIKDAIVEAYSSGKGSLCHEDFIQFQSWSFNWTQDDGSLLSESGKLEMFQIGQRVRKRFFDDIKDETHIHFRRTYKKRTGQSAESFAEGAFPDQSVEILKPLHTDPLLRFFDFCTKWINDIDENPETYKEQRLFGETDVMKKTLKDIGLAIGFNEELNLTDGLIIYDICRYEQAHQPDKFSVWCSVFQETHLKVFEYYEELKYWHKNGYGHALNYLMACPLVQDAALTLQKEEIGKSGTFYFSHSEAILPFLAALDLFKDKEPLRHDNFHTMSERHYQTSRIGSFSSNVIFVLLECEEFPQKRLLTYHQERRIKLPRCDSDPCNWDQFMSRYQDVIGCQFDQLCGTDDQANEEFINLDSNSGETNNAKSLFSLKLCMLCTFLFGSALINS
- the LOC131890681 gene encoding multiple inositol polyphosphate phosphatase 1-like isoform X1 → MFKVSIMNFKAVFVALIAILSWNEILARTCDNKDENPYLMFSTKTSYFKVFNGSNIHDENDIPGCQAKSLWMLARHGSRYPGSDDILVMADRGVEIKDAIVEAYSSGKGSLCHEDFIQFQSWSFNWTQDDGSLLSESGKLEMFQIGQRVRKRFFDDIKDETHIHFRRTYKKRTGQSAESFAEGAFPDQSVEILKPLHTDPLLRFFDFCTKWINDIDENPETYKEQRLFGETDVMKKTLKDIGLAIGFNEELNLTDGLIIYDICRYEQAHQPDKFSVWCSVFQETHLKVFEYYEELKYWHKNGYGHALNYLMACPLVQDAALTLQKEEIGKSGTFYFSHSEAILPFLAALDLFKDKEPLRHDNFHTMSERHYQTSRIGSFSSNVIFVLLECEEFPQKRLLTYHQERRIKLPRCDSDPCNWDQFMSRYQDVIGCQFDQLCGTDDQANEEFINLDSNSGETNNAKSLFSLKLCMLCTFLFGSALINS